CGAAGGTCGCGTAGTCGGACACGACCCGCGCAAACGCCACTTGCGAATCACCAAGAAAGCCGCCGAAGTTCAGCGAGTGGCGGATGGACGTGCGCACGGTCTCGATCGGAATCTGCCGCGCCCATGACGATTCTTCCGACAGGAAGCGATGGATGAGCGGCACGTCCAGGTCCTCGATCGCGGTGGAGACTCGAAGTTGATTCATGTCAGTGAGCATAAGCAAAGCCCTTGCATTCGCGAAGTGCGGGCGCATGTCTCGCCCACACACCTCGCCGATAATCCGCGCCAATGCCCACGCCCTTCCACGCCGCACCGAACAGGCACGCAGCCCATGCGGTCTGGCGGCGTCCCGGCGTGCCGTTGATCCGATGGGCGCTGCTGTGGTTCGCACTGTCTATCGGCGCGGCCATCGCCTCGCCGATGGTGCATCCGGTGTCGATGGAACTGGTCTGCTCGGCCAGCGGCTCGGTCAAGGCCATCGTGCACACCGACGACGGCGCACACGAGCTGGGCAGCGGTCACCTCGACTGCCCGCTCTGCGTGCTCGGTGGTGCGCCACCTGCTGCGCCCGCTGTCTCGCTGCCAGCCGTGGTGCCCGTGGTCCACGCAGCTTCGGCCATCGCGAAGACGCGCATCGCCACCATCACCGCAGCGCCGCCACCGGCGCGCGGGCCGCCCTCGCTCTCCTGATTCGCTTCCGGTTCCTGCGCATGTGATGCCCCCTCGATGGCGGCAGCCGCATCGCGCGTTCCCGCCATTCATGCGCTCGCATTCGCGCGACCGCCAGAGAGAGCTTTCATGCACACGACAACACGACCTCATGAATTTTCACGCCGCCATCTGCTCATCGCTGGCGGCAGCCTCGCCGCGCTGTCGCTCGCCGCTTGCGACAAGGCATTGCCCACGCGCTTCAACGGCATCGACATCACCGGCGCCAACTACGCGCAGGACTTCCGCCTGACCGACCCCGATGGTCGCGAGCGCACCGTGGCCGACTTCAAGGGCAAGGCCGTGATGCTGTTCTTCGGCTTCACGCAATGCCCCGACGTCTGCCCCACCGCGCTGCTGCGCGCCGCCGAGATCCGCCACATGCTCGGCGCCGACGGCGAGCGCCTGCAGGTGATCTTCGTCACCGTCGATCCGGAGCGCGACACGCCGGTTGTGCTCAAGGCCTACACAAACGCTTTCGACCCGAGCTTCATCGGCCTCTACGGCGACCTGCAGAGAACCAGCGAAACGGCCAAGGCCTTCAAGGCCTATTACAAGAAGGTGCCCACCGGTTCCTCGTACACGATGGACCATTCGGCCTTCAGCTACGTGTACGACCCGCAAGGAAAAATCCGGCTGGTGTTGCGCCACGAACAGGGTGCGCCGGAATGCGCCGAAGACCTGCGCCAGATTCTCAAGACGACCGCCTGAACCTCGGTTCGATCCGATCCATTCATCCAAGGAGATTTCTCTCATGACGAACATGACCCCCATCGCCCGCATCCTCGCCCTCTCCGCCGCTTCGTTCCTGGTGGCTACCGCGCACGCGCAGGTCACGGTCAAGGAGGCGTGGGTCCGCGCCACCGTGCCGCAGCAGCAGGCCACCGGCGCGTTCATGCAGATCAGCGCCGCGAAGGACACCAGGCTCATCTCCGCCAGCTCGCCCGTCACGCCGGTCGTCGAAGTGCACGAGATGGCCATGCAGGACGGCGTGATGCGCATGCGGCAGGTGCCCTCGGTCGCGCTGCCTGCGGGCAAGACGGTCGAGCTCAAGCCCGGCGGCTATCACGTGATGCTGCTGGACCTCAAGCAGCAGGTGAAGGAAGGCGACACGGTGCCGCTCACGCTGGTGTTCGAAGGCCAGGACGGCAAGCGCGAAACGCTGGAGGTGAAGGCGCCGGTGCGCGCGCTCAACAGCGCGGCCAAGCCCGCTGCCGCGCACGGCGAGCACAAGCACTGAGCGACGTCGCGATCGATTGATTGATCATTCGATCGCTGCGCACGAACGGCCGGCGATATTACCCAAGACCGCCGCGCATCGCACAAGAAATCTGCTGAGGATTTCCCCCTATGCCGGTCACGAACGCACCAGTTTGCGTCGCACCGTTTCCCCGCCGGCCGAAGGGCTGCTCATTCAACAGGCAACGTGGTGGGAAGGCCCGTCAATGCTCGCTTTGCGGCCCGCCCTCCTCCGGCAACCCACAGAGTTGTCCACAGAAAAATCGAACAAGTCATCAAACTGACTTCGCCGCGACATATCCCTTGAACATTTCCCGCAGCTTCGTTTTCAACAGCTTGCCGGTGGCTGTATGCGGCAGGCTGTCGACGAAAGCCACGTCCTCGGGCAGCCACCACTTCGCCACGCGCGTCGAAAGAAAAGTGAGCAGTTCCTCGCCCGTGACCTCCGCGCCCGCGCGCTTCACCACGATGAGCAACGGCCGCTCCTGCCACTTCGGATGCGCGATGCCGATCACCGCGGCCTCGGCCACGGCCGGGTGCGCACTCGCGGCGTTCTCCAGGTCGATCGACGAAATCCACTCGCCGCCCGACTTGATGACGTCCTTCGCGCGGTCGACCAACTGCACATAGCCGTCTTCGTCGATGGTGGCGACATCGCCGGTCGGAAAGAACCCTTCGGCATCGAGCACGCTGCCGCCCTCGCCCTTGAAGTAACCGCTCGCGATCCACGGGCCGCGCACATGCAGGTGACCGAAGGCCTTGCCGTCGTGCGGGAGGCGCCGGCCGTCTTCGCCGACGATCTTGATCTCCACACCCCACACACCGCGGCCCTGCTTCATCTTCACCGTCGTCTGCTCCTCCTTCGATAGCGCGCGGTGCTTGGGCAGCAGGTTGCCGATCACGCCGATCGGGCTGGTCTCGGTCATGCCCCAGCCTTGCACGAAGTCGGCGTCGAAGTCGCGCTCGAAGCGTTCGATCATGGCGCGCGGCGTGGCCGCGCCGCCCACGCCGATGCGCTTGAGGCCAATGGCGTGCGTGTCGATTTCGGGGTGCGCATCGAAGTACTGGAACAGCATCAGCCAGATGGTCGGCACGGCCTGCGAGAAGCCCACCTTCTCGTCGCGCATCAATTCGTACAGGCTCTGTGGGTCCATGTGCGGGCCGGGCATCACCAGCTTCATGCCGGTCATGGCCGCCGCATACGGCATGCCCCACGCGTTGGCATGGAACATCGGCACCGCGAGCAGCAGCGTCATCTGCGAGTTGACACCGAAGGTGTCGGGCGCGCACTCCATCAGCGAATGCAGCACGGTGGAGCGGTGCGAATACAAGACGCCCTTGGGGTTGCCCGTGGTGCCCGAGGTGTAGCAGAGCGACGAGGCGGTGCGCTCGTCGAACTCGGGCCAGGTGTAGCTCTCGCTCTGCGCGTCGACGAGCTCGTCGTAGCACAGCAGGTTGGGCACATCGATGGCGGGCATGCGCGCGCGGTCGGTCATCGCGATGAAGGCGCGCACGGTCTTCAGTTGCGGCGCGAGCTTCTCGACCAGCGGTGCGAAGGTGGTGTCGAAGAACAGCACCTTGTCTTCCGCATGGTTGACGATGTAGTCGATCTGCTCCGGAAAGAGCCGCGGGTTCACCGTGTGCAGCACCGCGCCCGAACCCGAGATGCCGTAGTACAGCGCGAGGTGGCGATACGTGTTCCATGCAAGCGTGCCCACGCGGTCGCCGGGCTCGATGCCCAGCACCTTCATCGCGTTGGCCACCTGCTTCGAGCGGCGCTGCACCTCCCCATAGTTGGTGCGATGAATTGGCCCCTCCACCGTGCGCCCGACGATCTCGGCGTGCGGGTGGAAGGTGGCCGCATGGTCGATCAGCGAGGAGATCAACAGCGGGCGGTCTTGCATCAATCCGAACATGTTCTTGTCTCCTGTGCGCCGGGGAAATCTCATGCAGCGGCCGGCTGCATCGTAGGCAGGGGCCTCTGCATGCCACATCGTCGGAACGGACGATTGAGCACCCCGGGGTTGTCCCTAGCATCGACCTCATTCAAGATGAACCCATCCCCGCTCTCCTCCCGAATGAAAGCCAAAGCATGAACGTGTACGAAGCCGTTGCGAGCCGTCGATCGGTGCGTGAATTTCTCGACCGGCCCGTGGCGCCCGACGTCATCCGCCGCGTGCTGCAGGAAGCGTTACGCGCGCCATCGGGCGGCAACCTGCAGCCCTGGCACCTGCACGTGGTGGGCGGCGAGCGGCTCGACGAACTCAAGGCCCTCATGCGCACGCGCGTGCAGGAGGCGCCGACCGGCGAAGGCAGCGAATACGACATCTACCCGCGCGAGCTCGTTGCACCCTACCGCGACCGCCGCTTCGCGGTCGGCGAGGCGATGTATGCGCGCCTGGGCATTCCGCGCGAGGACAAGGCCGCGCGCCGCCAATGGTTTGTGCGCAACTACCAGTTCTTCGGCGCGCCGCTCGCACTGTTCTGCACGGTCGACCGCCGCATGGGCCCGCCGCAGTGGTCCGACCTCGGGATGATTTTGCAGAACGTCATGCTGCTGCTGCGCGCCGAAGGGCTCGACAGTTGCCCGCAGGAATGCTGGGCGATCTATCCGCAGACCATCGGCAGGTTCATCGAGTTGCCGCCCGAGCGCATGCTGTTCACCGGCATGGCCATCGGGTACGCGGACCGGAGCAAGGCGATCGATGCGCTGGTGACGGAACGCGCACCGCTGGGCGAGGTGGCCGAATTCATCGGCATCTGATCCACAGGACATCGGAAGAGGGAACGAATCCTGCTTGGCAGGAGGAACCCACGAAACTCCGTCCCATGCTCATCGCCCAGATCTCCGATCCCCACGTCCGGCCTGCCGGCAAGCTGTACCAGGGCGTGGTCGATTCGAACCGGATGTTCGAAGAGGCCATCGCCCATCTGCACGCGCTCGACCGGCGACCCGACCTGGTGCTGCTGACTGGCGACCTGGTCGATGAAGGCCGGCCCGAGGAATACGCGCAGGTCCGTCGCCTGCTCGCGCAACTCGCTATTCCTTACCTCGTCATCCCCGGCAACCACGACCATCGCGAGAACTTCCGCGCTGCCTTCGCCGACCACGCCTACCTGCCCGCCACGGGCGCGTTGCACTACCGCATCGACACGCACCCGGTGCGCATCGTCGCGCTCGACTCGTGCATTCCCGGTCTTCACCACGGGCACGTCGATGCCGAGGGCCTTGCGTGGCTGCAGCGCACGCTCGAAGCCGACCGAAAGAAGCCCACGCTGCTGATGCTGCACCACCCGCCTTTCACCAGCGGCATTCCGTACATGGACAGCTACCGGTACATCGACACGGCACCGCTCGAAGCCATCGTGCGAAGCGTCGGCAACATCGAGCTGGTGCTCTGCGGGCACGTGCATCGCACGATGCT
This region of Variovorax sp. RKNM96 genomic DNA includes:
- a CDS encoding DUF2946 family protein; its protein translation is MPTPFHAAPNRHAAHAVWRRPGVPLIRWALLWFALSIGAAIASPMVHPVSMELVCSASGSVKAIVHTDDGAHELGSGHLDCPLCVLGGAPPAAPAVSLPAVVPVVHAASAIAKTRIATITAAPPPARGPPSLS
- a CDS encoding SCO family protein; this translates as MHTTTRPHEFSRRHLLIAGGSLAALSLAACDKALPTRFNGIDITGANYAQDFRLTDPDGRERTVADFKGKAVMLFFGFTQCPDVCPTALLRAAEIRHMLGADGERLQVIFVTVDPERDTPVVLKAYTNAFDPSFIGLYGDLQRTSETAKAFKAYYKKVPTGSSYTMDHSAFSYVYDPQGKIRLVLRHEQGAPECAEDLRQILKTTA
- a CDS encoding copper chaperone PCu(A)C — protein: MTPIARILALSAASFLVATAHAQVTVKEAWVRATVPQQQATGAFMQISAAKDTRLISASSPVTPVVEVHEMAMQDGVMRMRQVPSVALPAGKTVELKPGGYHVMLLDLKQQVKEGDTVPLTLVFEGQDGKRETLEVKAPVRALNSAAKPAAAHGEHKH
- a CDS encoding 3-(methylthio)propionyl-CoA ligase; amino-acid sequence: MFGLMQDRPLLISSLIDHAATFHPHAEIVGRTVEGPIHRTNYGEVQRRSKQVANAMKVLGIEPGDRVGTLAWNTYRHLALYYGISGSGAVLHTVNPRLFPEQIDYIVNHAEDKVLFFDTTFAPLVEKLAPQLKTVRAFIAMTDRARMPAIDVPNLLCYDELVDAQSESYTWPEFDERTASSLCYTSGTTGNPKGVLYSHRSTVLHSLMECAPDTFGVNSQMTLLLAVPMFHANAWGMPYAAAMTGMKLVMPGPHMDPQSLYELMRDEKVGFSQAVPTIWLMLFQYFDAHPEIDTHAIGLKRIGVGGAATPRAMIERFERDFDADFVQGWGMTETSPIGVIGNLLPKHRALSKEEQTTVKMKQGRGVWGVEIKIVGEDGRRLPHDGKAFGHLHVRGPWIASGYFKGEGGSVLDAEGFFPTGDVATIDEDGYVQLVDRAKDVIKSGGEWISSIDLENAASAHPAVAEAAVIGIAHPKWQERPLLIVVKRAGAEVTGEELLTFLSTRVAKWWLPEDVAFVDSLPHTATGKLLKTKLREMFKGYVAAKSV
- a CDS encoding nitroreductase, with the translated sequence MNVYEAVASRRSVREFLDRPVAPDVIRRVLQEALRAPSGGNLQPWHLHVVGGERLDELKALMRTRVQEAPTGEGSEYDIYPRELVAPYRDRRFAVGEAMYARLGIPREDKAARRQWFVRNYQFFGAPLALFCTVDRRMGPPQWSDLGMILQNVMLLLRAEGLDSCPQECWAIYPQTIGRFIELPPERMLFTGMAIGYADRSKAIDALVTERAPLGEVAEFIGI
- a CDS encoding phosphodiesterase — translated: MLIAQISDPHVRPAGKLYQGVVDSNRMFEEAIAHLHALDRRPDLVLLTGDLVDEGRPEEYAQVRRLLAQLAIPYLVIPGNHDHRENFRAAFADHAYLPATGALHYRIDTHPVRIVALDSCIPGLHHGHVDAEGLAWLQRTLEADRKKPTLLMLHHPPFTSGIPYMDSYRYIDTAPLEAIVRSVGNIELVLCGHVHRTMLRRWAGTVVCSCPSSTTEIALQLAPDAAPASYLGRPGCMLHLWDEAEGMVSHVSHIGKLDGPYPFA